Proteins encoded within one genomic window of Synechococcus sp. PCC 7335:
- a CDS encoding MoaD/ThiS family protein: protein MSETITITLKLFAVYQETLGRSEKEMVLPIGTTAGEVRDRLITDYPTLSYWKDLTRFGINLQFATASTCLKDGDELVLIPPVSGG, encoded by the coding sequence ATGAGCGAGACAATAACAATCACGCTGAAGCTATTCGCGGTGTATCAAGAGACTTTAGGTCGTTCAGAAAAAGAGATGGTATTGCCGATAGGAACGACTGCTGGAGAAGTACGCGATCGCCTCATTACTGACTACCCAACTCTCTCTTATTGGAAAGATCTCACCCGCTTTGGCATCAACTTGCAATTCGCCACGGCTTCCACATGTCTTAAGGACGGCGACGAACTTGTTCTAATTCCACCTGTTAGTGGGGGGTAG
- a CDS encoding response regulator: MINTRSSTGHSATHKLHPLSLLAQLISRQVSGCLKLTAQSVERQPAQWQLLLEKGQLNFATSSINSFDRLIRQLETTAAGVPMSVCEQMRQLFEEADQIDGVVSSDYRALCWLVEQKYISHEQAAQVIGAIAIEVIEPFLSIREGNYTLISSAQTQTIPTYCRLDLRPIVEACQRNSRQKETGQVAASRPPNAPTVPNATSRLSSSQVSTRLDNSLNSQQSKQYPGGMATGRDSGYRTHSNSLRQTTYTVACIDDSPTVLNAIQKFLEDQSLSVVAINDPVKALMQIVRSKPDLVLLDITMPNLDGYDLCALLRRHPRYKHTPIVMVTGNTGLIDRARAKLVRASGYLTKPFTQDDLLKMVFKHLPTTR, from the coding sequence ATGATAAATACCCGATCGAGTACAGGTCATAGCGCCACGCACAAGCTGCATCCCTTGAGTTTGCTAGCTCAACTGATCAGCCGTCAGGTCAGTGGCTGCTTGAAGCTAACTGCCCAGTCTGTAGAAAGACAACCTGCACAATGGCAACTTCTGCTTGAGAAAGGACAGCTCAACTTTGCGACTAGCTCGATCAATAGCTTCGATCGGTTGATTAGACAGCTAGAGACAACAGCAGCTGGAGTCCCGATGTCTGTATGCGAACAAATGCGGCAGCTATTCGAGGAGGCTGACCAGATAGATGGTGTCGTCAGCTCTGACTATCGCGCTTTATGTTGGCTAGTTGAGCAGAAATACATCAGCCATGAACAGGCAGCGCAGGTTATAGGCGCGATCGCTATCGAAGTGATTGAGCCTTTCTTGAGTATCCGTGAAGGAAATTACACGCTCATCTCAAGTGCACAAACCCAGACCATTCCAACTTACTGCCGCTTAGACTTGCGGCCAATTGTTGAGGCCTGTCAGCGCAATAGTAGGCAAAAAGAGACCGGACAAGTCGCTGCTAGTCGCCCGCCTAATGCGCCCACAGTCCCTAATGCGACTAGCAGGCTTAGCTCTAGCCAAGTATCTACCCGGTTAGATAACTCGCTAAATAGTCAACAAAGCAAGCAGTACCCTGGGGGTATGGCCACTGGTCGAGATAGCGGCTATAGAACTCATTCAAACAGCTTAAGACAAACCACCTACACGGTAGCTTGTATCGATGACAGCCCTACCGTGCTCAACGCCATCCAAAAATTTCTAGAAGATCAGAGCCTTTCAGTAGTTGCTATTAACGATCCAGTCAAGGCGCTGATGCAAATCGTTCGTAGCAAGCCTGACTTGGTCCTCTTAGATATTACGATGCCCAACCTCGACGGGTATGATCTGTGCGCCCTACTGCGTCGTCATCCTCGTTATAAGCACACACCGATCGTGATGGTCACTGGCAATACAGGACTAATCGATCGAGCTAGAGCTAAGCTAGTGCGGGCTTCTGGCTATCTTACTAAGCCATTCACCCAGGACGACCTTTTGAAGATGGTATTCAAGCATCTACCAACAACACGGTAA
- a CDS encoding GAF domain-containing protein yields the protein MATDMNGNEANSSAIPQPLTDRQIAAAQTAAQREREPLVYRGAQYGDKYQESKERELAQKIIDARSLAGNQIEDDLIYRGVQYRGERYAPDKIRVTKESKSAFLQWFNDLPVADKQLAGLLSSKILSILGVIGVSLLLLSATGRRLLLNQATSELSATASALTQAPTEAELISEDVVLEAVEAKVALTPGDEIEASLAQAVRSNLRGRLEANQLEYIALVDTNFQVIASGNTARNSDFFNPDNLVSDALRQRQSKVALSLQPVGTLEQQGLSVPSSVDEAALVQYVATPIFASGSPLDNAGVPTQPIGALITGDIVNQDTLAVANVLTAFPDGYTEIYLREPSGSFESVILANSGEILTGQQFDSADSFDFLNETIQAAGDGQSPAAVTDDTRRLNGDRYTVAATAIVDGNGRAIGVIQRGLSERALRTWQRNAAGLLIGAALIAILIDVLIAKLLGRSIAKPLRELQVATEEFASGDRTTRASVFARDEVGRVASAFNELAASVAISESSLRFQNETQTESARRARGLAEFTSQIRQALEPQAILAIGVNQAREALEVDRVIIYKFDADYKGGEVTAESVGKGWIRAEGQHLEDPMLPDSVDRFMTGQISAVIDIEAADLTECHCQLLRELEVKANMVAPIIIGDRLVGLICAHQCSGPRQWQPEELNMMQQITAQIGYALSQAQLLETQRQAVKQEQQLASLVTDIRTTSTSETSPTETRDRIFRTVTRQVKLALNTSRVLIYLFDESWKGTIVEEAVDPQWTPAKGANIADPCFAQNYVDKYRAGRVKATTDIYSAGLTACHLQQLEPYQVRGNIVAPIVVEGRLLGLLVAHECTGPREWSEISINFIKRAATQLGYALEQAEATWQKELALTRANTLSEERLRRQEEIEIQLVNLLSDVEAVADGNLTVRADVSAGEIGTVADFFNAIVESLRQVVTQVKRSTDQVNNALWQNEAAIRLLAEDALQQAEQTTLTLESVETMTDSIQQVAQQAEEAAAVAKSASKTANQGEEAMDLTVNNIMRLRQTVGLTAKKVKRLGESSQQITKAVSLINQISQQTNLLAINAGIEAARAGEGGQGFAAVAEEVSELAARSAEATEEIERIVDTIQRETGDVVAAIEQSTTQVVEGTQRVEDARESLGQILTGSQKMDEFARSISRATSSQVQISTSVYALMEKIAQLAERTSASSKQVSEALNQTVGVAQNLQAQVATFVVDPQASGENRSIPQEARRG from the coding sequence ATGGCAACAGACATGAATGGGAATGAAGCAAATAGCTCAGCAATCCCACAGCCGCTGACTGACAGACAGATAGCGGCTGCCCAGACGGCGGCTCAAAGAGAAAGAGAGCCCTTGGTCTATCGTGGTGCTCAGTATGGCGATAAGTATCAAGAGAGTAAAGAACGTGAGCTGGCTCAAAAAATTATTGATGCCCGCTCGCTCGCCGGGAACCAAATAGAAGATGATCTAATCTACCGGGGAGTGCAGTATCGCGGAGAGCGCTACGCGCCCGATAAGATTCGAGTCACGAAGGAGAGCAAATCTGCCTTCTTGCAGTGGTTCAACGACTTGCCAGTTGCTGATAAACAGCTAGCTGGACTCCTAAGTTCCAAAATCCTTTCTATATTGGGTGTGATTGGAGTTAGTCTACTGTTGCTATCAGCAACTGGTCGTCGTCTGCTTTTGAACCAAGCAACCTCTGAGCTCTCTGCCACTGCCAGCGCCCTCACCCAAGCGCCGACCGAAGCTGAGTTGATAAGCGAAGACGTAGTACTAGAAGCTGTGGAGGCTAAAGTAGCACTCACACCTGGAGACGAGATCGAAGCGAGTCTAGCCCAAGCTGTGCGTAGCAACCTACGGGGTCGGTTGGAAGCCAACCAGCTGGAGTACATTGCCCTAGTAGATACAAACTTTCAGGTGATTGCAAGCGGAAATACCGCACGTAATAGTGACTTTTTTAATCCGGACAATCTAGTGTCTGATGCGTTGCGTCAGCGGCAATCTAAAGTAGCACTCAGTCTACAACCAGTTGGGACACTCGAACAACAGGGGCTTTCTGTACCGAGTTCGGTCGACGAAGCAGCGCTGGTACAGTACGTTGCGACACCTATTTTTGCGTCGGGTAGTCCGCTAGATAATGCAGGCGTGCCCACGCAGCCAATTGGTGCTTTGATAACAGGTGATATCGTCAATCAAGATACGCTGGCTGTTGCGAATGTACTCACTGCATTTCCAGACGGCTATACCGAGATCTACTTGCGAGAACCCAGTGGCTCGTTCGAGTCAGTCATCTTGGCTAATTCAGGCGAAATCCTGACCGGGCAACAGTTTGATAGCGCTGATAGCTTCGATTTCTTAAACGAAACTATTCAAGCAGCAGGCGATGGACAATCGCCTGCTGCGGTCACTGACGATACCAGGCGACTCAACGGTGATCGTTATACAGTGGCGGCAACCGCAATCGTCGATGGCAACGGACGAGCCATTGGTGTTATTCAGCGAGGGCTATCAGAACGCGCTTTGCGAACTTGGCAAAGAAATGCAGCTGGACTCTTAATTGGTGCAGCGTTGATAGCAATCTTGATAGATGTGCTCATTGCCAAACTACTAGGACGCTCTATCGCGAAGCCGCTGCGAGAATTGCAAGTAGCCACGGAAGAGTTTGCATCGGGCGATCGCACTACCCGTGCCAGCGTTTTCGCCCGCGACGAAGTCGGACGAGTTGCTAGCGCCTTCAACGAATTAGCCGCTTCCGTCGCGATCTCCGAATCTTCTCTACGATTTCAAAATGAAACCCAAACAGAATCTGCTAGGCGAGCGCGAGGGCTAGCAGAATTTACTAGTCAGATCCGCCAGGCATTAGAACCTCAGGCTATCCTTGCCATTGGCGTCAATCAAGCCAGAGAAGCTCTAGAAGTCGATCGGGTCATCATCTACAAGTTTGACGCTGACTATAAAGGTGGAGAAGTGACTGCGGAATCAGTAGGGAAAGGCTGGATTAGAGCAGAAGGTCAGCACTTAGAAGATCCGATGCTGCCAGATTCTGTTGATCGCTTCATGACAGGTCAGATATCTGCAGTCATCGACATCGAAGCCGCAGACCTCACTGAATGTCACTGCCAGCTGCTGCGAGAGCTAGAAGTCAAAGCAAATATGGTTGCGCCAATCATCATTGGCGATCGACTAGTTGGGCTGATTTGCGCTCATCAGTGTAGCGGCCCGCGTCAGTGGCAGCCTGAAGAGCTAAATATGATGCAGCAGATTACAGCCCAGATCGGCTACGCCCTATCGCAAGCTCAGCTACTAGAAACTCAACGGCAGGCTGTGAAACAAGAACAGCAGCTAGCTAGCTTAGTTACCGATATTAGAACAACTAGCACTAGTGAAACCTCTCCAACTGAGACTCGCGATAGAATATTTCGTACGGTTACGCGCCAGGTTAAATTGGCGCTCAATACCAGTCGGGTGCTTATCTATCTCTTCGACGAGAGTTGGAAAGGGACTATTGTTGAAGAAGCTGTCGATCCCCAGTGGACACCCGCTAAAGGCGCCAATATCGCTGACCCTTGCTTTGCTCAGAACTATGTAGACAAGTACCGTGCTGGCCGGGTGAAAGCTACAACAGATATCTATAGCGCTGGGCTAACTGCCTGTCATCTTCAGCAGCTAGAGCCCTATCAGGTCAGAGGCAACATAGTTGCCCCGATTGTGGTTGAAGGTAGGTTGTTGGGATTACTCGTAGCCCATGAATGCACCGGACCTAGAGAATGGTCAGAGATATCTATCAACTTCATCAAGCGAGCGGCAACCCAGCTAGGCTATGCGTTAGAGCAGGCCGAAGCAACTTGGCAAAAGGAACTGGCGCTCACCCGAGCAAACACCCTCTCGGAAGAACGCTTGCGTCGCCAAGAAGAGATAGAAATCCAGCTTGTAAACCTGCTTAGCGACGTAGAAGCTGTCGCCGATGGCAATTTGACGGTACGTGCTGACGTGTCAGCTGGTGAGATTGGAACTGTTGCCGACTTTTTTAATGCGATTGTAGAAAGCTTGCGGCAGGTGGTCACTCAAGTAAAACGCTCGACTGACCAAGTCAACAACGCCCTATGGCAAAACGAAGCTGCTATTCGTCTGCTCGCAGAAGACGCACTTCAGCAGGCTGAGCAAACCACTTTGACGCTAGAGTCTGTAGAAACTATGACTGACTCGATTCAGCAGGTGGCTCAGCAGGCAGAAGAAGCTGCTGCCGTTGCTAAAAGTGCTTCTAAGACCGCAAATCAGGGCGAAGAAGCAATGGATCTTACGGTCAACAACATTATGAGGCTGCGTCAAACCGTTGGCCTTACTGCTAAGAAAGTGAAGCGTCTAGGCGAATCTTCTCAACAGATCACCAAGGCAGTTTCACTGATCAATCAAATTTCTCAGCAGACTAATCTGCTGGCAATTAACGCTGGGATTGAGGCTGCTAGAGCTGGGGAAGGTGGTCAGGGCTTTGCAGCAGTAGCCGAGGAAGTTAGCGAACTGGCGGCTCGCTCGGCGGAGGCAACAGAGGAGATTGAACGGATTGTAGATACGATTCAGAGAGAGACTGGCGATGTGGTCGCTGCGATTGAGCAAAGTACGACGCAGGTTGTAGAAGGGACTCAACGGGTAGAAGACGCACGGGAAAGCTTGGGGCAGATCCTAACGGGCTCACAAAAGATGGATGAGTTTGCTAGATCAATCTCACGGGCGACTAGCTCGCAGGTACAAATATCTACATCGGTGTACGCTCTGATGGAAAAGATTGCACAGCTAGCCGAGCGAACTTCGGCCTCCTCTAAGCAAGTATCTGAAGCACTAAACCAGACCGTAGGGGTAGCACAAAATCTGCAGGCACAGGTAGCGACCTTTGTCGTAGACCCACAGGCATCTGGTGAAAATAGATCTATCCCCCAGGAGGCCAGACGTGGATAG
- a CDS encoding response regulator gives MDREAEIRLQFLDEADEYLNALETTLLGIAQRGIEIHQMNTALRAAHSIKGGAALMGYILTSDLAHRLEDALKVLKLQRSEEVTGDIEGQMLSAVDAIRQIVERDRRTALLASDPLASDPPVSDQLERQIMPIFEALYDTLGEPSAEDAASILDADESQDVTPLIFQAEINGLLERLDSLLADHSPQLQAEVVVMAQELSALGKMLDLPLFVQFCQSVKTYAVAAKDTQQIEEVSQAALTSWKRAQALVLTGNAESMPRQLTGISFRITDSDSERESAEAPTSIETKSLSLTGYDAGLGTGFGADLGAENDALVSNIFANLSIENEASAGDVFADLGTESNVPTGDDLAEQAVLGTDLETNLGAGLGSSLDIGLGADYGADYAGNGELEVDAFAGVFEQIEQPLDELGGEQPGQSEAAFRLPASVSKSQGDESELTDNTVRVSVRKLNELNDDLGELTIEHNRLEAEVKRLRSLVKNLSQRLRSLDEINEDVKDLYEQAESERLSTRPQRTLPQAAGSQALANTTNGLTRTSAFEVSDTQASNSAADDTDAIDSGFRQNFDLLELDRYSDTHLTFRQIAESVVRLQEVADDLELSTDQTEQTTRAMRRTNGRLQRNLNQLRMRPLADITNRFPRALRELEIEHGKLVQLQLEGEHTLIDRNILEALSDPLMHIVRNAFDHGIESPESRERQGKSSTGTIAIRAANKNNRTLITVSDDGQGIAIEKIRDRAQSMGLDAELLSAASKNELLSLIFEPGFSTSNQVTALSGRGVGMDIVRSNLTQIRGDISVDTKAGEGTTFTLSVPYTLSITRVILVEGNRMPIAVPTDRIEAVTALDPSDIRRADGKELLAFKGSSVRLIRLSNWLAFNCPRQVDSLETKPRINTPSVLIFRMGEQRLGLQIDRYWNEQEVVIRRVEGPVTLPTGFSNCTILENGKVVPIISLTNFARWIIGCETSGIHSAKALYSNPILTGAIASARLQAASNKEAHRRARFLVIDDSVNVRRLLALTLEKAGYEVVQARDGQDAFEKLETDLVIDSIVCDIEMPKMDGYSFLSKLRAKTEYAQIPVTMLTSRSSDKHRDLAMNLGATAYFSKPYQERTLLRSLAASLEETKSSRL, from the coding sequence GTGGATAGAGAAGCAGAGATTCGCCTACAGTTTCTAGATGAAGCTGATGAATATTTGAATGCACTAGAAACCACGTTGCTAGGCATCGCTCAGCGGGGAATCGAAATCCATCAGATGAATACAGCGCTGCGGGCTGCCCATTCAATCAAAGGCGGCGCGGCGCTGATGGGCTATATCCTGACCAGTGACCTAGCCCATCGGCTAGAAGATGCACTCAAGGTGCTGAAGCTGCAGCGGAGCGAAGAAGTCACTGGTGATATAGAAGGCCAGATGCTGAGCGCAGTAGATGCGATCCGACAAATTGTGGAACGCGATCGCCGCACCGCGCTGCTAGCATCAGACCCTCTAGCATCAGACCCGCCAGTATCAGACCAGCTTGAGCGCCAGATTATGCCTATCTTCGAGGCGTTGTACGATACGCTGGGCGAGCCGTCCGCAGAAGATGCGGCCTCTATATTAGACGCCGACGAAAGCCAAGACGTAACGCCTTTGATCTTTCAGGCAGAAATAAACGGGCTCTTAGAGCGGTTAGACTCGCTTTTGGCAGATCACTCTCCCCAGTTGCAAGCGGAAGTTGTGGTAATGGCCCAAGAGCTATCTGCACTAGGTAAGATGCTCGATCTGCCGCTATTTGTACAGTTCTGTCAGTCAGTAAAAACCTACGCGGTAGCAGCTAAAGACACCCAGCAGATAGAAGAAGTGTCTCAAGCGGCGCTGACTAGTTGGAAAAGGGCACAGGCGCTAGTGCTTACGGGTAACGCTGAGTCTATGCCTCGTCAGCTAACCGGTATTAGCTTTAGGATAACTGATAGCGACTCTGAGAGGGAGTCTGCTGAAGCGCCCACATCCATAGAAACAAAAAGCCTTAGCTTGACAGGCTATGATGCCGGCTTGGGCACAGGCTTTGGTGCAGATTTAGGTGCAGAGAACGATGCGCTAGTTAGTAATATCTTTGCCAACCTAAGCATAGAAAATGAGGCCTCAGCTGGGGATGTTTTCGCAGATCTAGGGACAGAAAGCAACGTCCCAACTGGTGATGACCTGGCTGAGCAAGCCGTTTTAGGAACGGACTTAGAGACTAACTTGGGTGCTGGCTTGGGATCTAGTTTGGATATTGGACTAGGAGCCGACTACGGAGCCGACTACGCAGGCAATGGTGAGCTAGAAGTGGATGCTTTTGCAGGCGTCTTTGAACAGATTGAGCAGCCGCTAGATGAGCTAGGAGGTGAGCAACCAGGTCAGTCAGAGGCGGCCTTTCGTCTACCAGCTAGCGTGTCAAAATCGCAGGGTGATGAGTCTGAGCTAACTGACAATACTGTACGAGTATCTGTACGTAAGCTCAACGAACTCAACGATGATCTCGGAGAGCTGACAATTGAGCACAATCGCCTAGAAGCTGAGGTAAAGCGACTGCGATCGCTCGTCAAAAACCTCAGCCAAAGACTGCGATCGCTCGATGAAATCAACGAAGATGTCAAAGACCTCTATGAGCAGGCCGAGTCAGAGCGTTTGTCAACCAGACCTCAGCGAACCCTGCCTCAAGCGGCAGGTAGTCAGGCTTTGGCCAACACGACCAATGGGCTCACTCGCACATCTGCCTTTGAAGTATCTGATACCCAAGCATCAAATAGCGCTGCTGATGATACTGACGCCATTGACTCAGGCTTTCGCCAAAACTTCGACCTTTTAGAACTTGATCGCTATAGCGATACCCACTTAACTTTTCGCCAGATTGCCGAATCTGTTGTCAGGCTTCAAGAAGTCGCTGACGATCTAGAGCTGAGTACCGACCAAACAGAGCAAACCACTCGGGCTATGCGTCGCACTAATGGCCGTTTACAGCGCAATTTAAACCAGCTGCGAATGCGCCCACTAGCCGATATCACTAACCGCTTTCCTCGGGCGCTGCGAGAATTAGAAATAGAGCATGGCAAGTTAGTACAGCTCCAGCTAGAGGGTGAGCACACCTTAATTGATCGCAATATCTTAGAAGCGCTAAGCGATCCACTAATGCATATTGTGCGTAATGCCTTCGACCACGGCATTGAATCGCCGGAAAGTAGAGAACGTCAGGGTAAAAGCAGTACTGGGACGATTGCCATTCGAGCTGCCAACAAAAACAATCGCACGCTCATCACAGTCAGCGATGATGGTCAAGGAATTGCTATAGAAAAGATTCGCGATCGCGCTCAATCGATGGGTTTAGACGCTGAACTACTTAGCGCCGCTAGCAAAAACGAACTACTCTCACTTATTTTTGAGCCGGGCTTTAGCACCTCCAATCAGGTTACTGCGCTTTCTGGTCGCGGCGTCGGCATGGACATCGTTCGCAGCAACCTTACTCAGATTCGTGGTGATATCAGCGTCGACACTAAAGCTGGTGAGGGCACCACCTTTACCCTCTCTGTGCCATACACCCTTTCGATCACCCGCGTCATCCTAGTCGAGGGCAACCGCATGCCTATTGCCGTACCGACCGATCGGATTGAAGCAGTCACTGCGCTTGATCCGAGCGATATTCGCCGCGCCGACGGCAAAGAATTGCTTGCCTTCAAAGGCAGCTCTGTCCGTCTAATCCGTCTCTCTAACTGGTTAGCCTTCAACTGTCCTAGACAGGTTGATAGCCTGGAAACCAAGCCCCGGATCAATACGCCCAGCGTGTTGATATTTCGCATGGGCGAACAGCGCCTAGGTCTGCAGATAGATCGCTACTGGAACGAGCAAGAAGTGGTTATCCGCCGAGTAGAAGGCCCTGTTACTCTTCCGACTGGCTTTAGCAACTGCACCATTCTTGAAAACGGCAAAGTGGTTCCTATCATCAGTCTGACTAATTTCGCTCGGTGGATCATTGGCTGCGAAACGTCCGGTATTCATTCGGCAAAGGCGCTATATTCTAACCCAATTCTGACTGGTGCAATTGCTTCTGCCAGATTACAAGCCGCTTCTAATAAGGAAGCCCATCGTCGCGCTAGGTTTCTAGTGATCGACGATTCTGTCAACGTACGTAGGCTGCTAGCGCTTACCTTAGAGAAAGCAGGATACGAGGTAGTACAGGCCCGCGACGGTCAAGACGCGTTCGAGAAGCTAGAAACTGACTTAGTCATAGATAGCATTGTTTGCGATATAGAAATGCCTAAGATGGACGGCTATAGTTTTCTCTCTAAGTTGAGAGCAAAGACAGAATATGCGCAGATTCCAGTGACTATGCTAACCTCCCGCAGCAGCGATAAGCACCGCGACTTAGCGATGAACCTTGGCGCAACCGCTTATTTTTCTAAACCTTATCAGGAAAGAACCCTATTGAGAAGTTTGGCGGCATCTTTAGAAGAAACCAAAAGCAGCAGACTGTAA
- a CDS encoding response regulator transcription factor, with translation MPTIHTTTVLIVEDAASELELMSHYLQQAGYSVIRAASGIEGLDKAIAQKPDAIVTDIVMPGISGFELCRQLKNTPATKTVPVVMCSSKGQKIDRIWGKKQGADVYLTKPYTQEQLIEAVRTVLR, from the coding sequence ATGCCTACTATTCACACCACAACGGTGCTTATTGTTGAGGACGCCGCATCAGAGCTAGAACTCATGAGTCACTATCTTCAGCAGGCGGGCTATAGCGTCATTAGAGCTGCTAGTGGAATAGAAGGCTTGGATAAGGCGATCGCTCAAAAACCAGACGCGATCGTGACTGACATTGTCATGCCAGGTATCAGTGGCTTCGAGCTGTGCCGTCAGCTAAAGAACACACCGGCAACTAAAACAGTACCCGTAGTCATGTGCTCTTCTAAAGGACAGAAGATCGATCGAATATGGGGAAAGAAACAGGGTGCGGATGTCTATTTAACAAAACCATACACCCAAGAGCAGCTAATAGAAGCAGTAAGAACTGTATTGAGGTGA
- a CDS encoding chemotaxis protein CheW has protein sequence MKSELTVPDRSLIDEAYLKFQLAPSIPAVLAASAVEEATVLSTTQVTPMPNMPACLLGLVNRRSRVIWIANLMQLLGVAIPDRPRQQYSTIIVKSETSQDSSVGLPPSLSLGLMVDEINGIIHLPTEALQPVPTQVNPTLEPYLRGCAVQDEQILLVLDAEAVLQSSIFQGS, from the coding sequence GTGAAGAGTGAGCTTACCGTTCCCGATCGTTCCCTTATTGACGAAGCCTATCTTAAGTTTCAGCTAGCTCCTAGCATCCCTGCTGTGCTAGCTGCTAGCGCAGTAGAGGAGGCCACTGTGCTCTCAACTACACAGGTAACTCCTATGCCCAACATGCCTGCTTGCTTGCTGGGTCTGGTCAATCGTCGTAGCCGAGTCATTTGGATCGCCAACCTCATGCAGCTGTTGGGTGTGGCTATCCCAGACAGACCCAGGCAACAGTACAGCACTATCATTGTCAAATCAGAGACCTCTCAAGACTCATCGGTGGGCCTCCCTCCAAGTCTTTCTTTGGGACTGATGGTCGATGAAATTAATGGAATCATTCATCTACCGACCGAGGCTTTACAACCTGTTCCTACACAAGTCAATCCAACTCTAGAGCCTTACCTTCGAGGTTGCGCCGTACAAGACGAGCAGATACTGCTGGTGCTAGATGCTGAGGCTGTTTTACAATCGTCCATTTTTCAAGGGTCATAA